From Polynucleobacter sp. MWH-Braz-FAM2G, a single genomic window includes:
- a CDS encoding dienelactone hydrolase family protein, translating to MIEFKRPDGQIVNGYLAEPVDKLNAPGVVVIQEWWGLDDEVKAVADRLAKAGYRALVPDLYRGKLALAANEAEHLMNDLNFGDAASQDIRGAVQYLKSTGSAKVAVTGFCMGGALTILAACNVPELDGTIVWYGNPPLEYVNAGAITKPMLGHWAIHDEFFPIAGVDQLEEKLKQAGVNFEFHRYDTKHAFANPKSDTRGLPPLKYNAEAAQLAWERTLSFLQKHITN from the coding sequence ATGATTGAATTTAAAAGACCTGATGGACAGATCGTCAACGGATACCTAGCGGAGCCAGTAGACAAGCTAAATGCCCCTGGGGTGGTGGTAATCCAAGAATGGTGGGGTCTTGATGATGAGGTAAAGGCAGTCGCTGATCGTCTCGCAAAAGCAGGCTATCGCGCATTGGTACCTGATTTGTATCGTGGAAAGTTGGCGCTTGCAGCCAATGAGGCCGAGCACCTCATGAATGACCTTAATTTTGGTGATGCGGCAAGTCAAGATATTCGTGGGGCAGTTCAATACTTAAAGTCCACTGGCAGTGCAAAAGTGGCAGTCACTGGTTTTTGCATGGGTGGGGCTTTAACCATACTTGCCGCATGCAACGTGCCAGAGTTGGATGGAACCATCGTTTGGTATGGCAACCCTCCTTTAGAGTATGTCAATGCCGGCGCGATTACCAAGCCGATGTTGGGGCACTGGGCCATTCATGATGAATTCTTCCCGATCGCAGGAGTGGATCAGTTGGAAGAGAAGTTGAAGCAGGCGGGAGTCAATTTTGAATTTCATCGTTACGACACTAAGCATGCATTTGCCAATCCAAAATCCGATACACGCGGTCTACCGCCTTTAAAGTACAACGCTGAAGCAGCCCAGTTGGCCTGGGAGCGCACACTGAGCTTTTTGCAAAAACATATTACTAACTAA
- a CDS encoding malate synthase G, with product MTARTTCNSLQVATPLYRFIEDKVLPGTGIKSADFWKGFDEIVKDLTPKNEALLAKRDRIQLDLDKWHQANPGPIKDMPAYRKFLKEIGYLDEVPGKVTATTKNVDDELALQAGPQLVVPVLNARYALNAANARWGSLYDALYGTDVLSEEDGATKTGAYNPIRGAKVVAYARNFLDQSAPLAKGSHRDSVAYTVDGNKLVVQLKDGSSTGLADEKQFVGYQGEAAAPSSVLLRNNGIHIDIEINKNKTIGASDPAGINDVVLEAALSTILDLEDSIAAVDADDKVLAYENWLGILKGTLVEEVKKGDKTITRALNPDRKYKAGIGAVDAKDGIVTLHGRSLLFLRNVGHLMTNPAIITGEGKEIYEGILDAVVTVLIALYDINRPASQAIGNTRKGSVYIVKPKMHSPEEVAFAGELFGRVEKLLGLPADTVKLGIMDEERRMSANIKAAIAAAGARVAFINTGFLDRTGDEMHTAMYAGPMMRKGDMKTSKWLSAYERRNVFAGLDCGLRGRAQIGKGMWAMPDMMKAMVEQKIVHPKAGANTAWVPSPTAATLHALHYHQVNVAELQKEMEKLDTAAEAEALINDLLTIPVVEKANWSKEEIQQELDNNCQGILGYVVRWIDQGVGCSKVPDIHNVGLMEDRATLRISSQHIANWLLNGIVTADQVNETLQRMAKVVDGQNAGDPLYKPMMPNYQDSYAYKAASDLIFKGLEQPNGYTEPLLHAWRLEVKKAHA from the coding sequence ATGACCGCGCGCACAACCTGCAATAGCCTTCAAGTGGCCACCCCTTTATATCGCTTTATCGAAGATAAAGTTCTTCCAGGTACTGGCATTAAGAGTGCTGACTTTTGGAAAGGTTTTGATGAGATAGTCAAAGACTTAACTCCAAAAAATGAAGCATTGCTTGCTAAGCGTGATCGTATTCAGTTGGATTTAGATAAATGGCATCAAGCCAATCCTGGTCCGATCAAAGATATGCCAGCGTATCGTAAGTTCTTAAAAGAAATTGGTTACTTGGATGAAGTGCCAGGAAAAGTTACCGCTACTACCAAGAACGTAGATGACGAATTAGCACTTCAGGCGGGCCCTCAGTTAGTGGTTCCAGTTCTCAATGCACGTTATGCATTAAATGCTGCTAATGCACGTTGGGGTTCTTTGTATGACGCTCTTTATGGCACAGATGTTCTATCTGAGGAAGATGGCGCTACCAAGACTGGAGCCTATAACCCAATTCGTGGTGCAAAAGTAGTTGCCTATGCTCGCAATTTCTTGGATCAATCAGCGCCATTAGCAAAAGGATCTCATCGTGATTCAGTTGCTTACACTGTTGATGGAAATAAGTTAGTAGTTCAGCTAAAAGATGGCAGTAGCACGGGTTTGGCAGATGAGAAGCAATTTGTAGGCTATCAAGGTGAGGCAGCTGCGCCAAGCTCTGTCTTGTTGCGTAACAATGGTATTCATATTGATATTGAAATCAATAAAAACAAAACTATTGGTGCGAGCGATCCTGCCGGCATCAACGACGTTGTATTAGAGGCTGCTTTGTCTACTATTTTGGACTTAGAAGATTCCATTGCAGCGGTGGATGCCGATGACAAAGTGCTTGCCTATGAAAATTGGCTTGGTATTTTGAAGGGCACTTTAGTTGAGGAAGTGAAGAAGGGCGACAAGACTATTACTCGCGCTCTCAACCCAGATCGCAAATACAAAGCTGGTATTGGCGCTGTTGATGCTAAAGACGGCATCGTTACTTTGCATGGCCGCTCATTATTGTTCCTGCGTAATGTTGGACACCTAATGACTAATCCAGCCATCATTACTGGCGAAGGCAAGGAAATCTACGAAGGTATTTTGGATGCGGTTGTCACAGTATTAATTGCTTTGTATGACATCAATCGTCCAGCAAGCCAGGCAATTGGCAATACTCGCAAAGGTTCTGTTTATATCGTTAAGCCAAAAATGCATAGCCCTGAAGAAGTTGCTTTTGCTGGCGAACTCTTTGGTCGTGTAGAGAAATTGCTCGGTTTACCAGCTGATACCGTGAAGTTAGGCATCATGGATGAAGAGCGTCGCATGAGCGCCAATATCAAAGCCGCTATCGCAGCTGCTGGTGCTCGCGTTGCCTTTATTAATACAGGCTTCTTAGATCGTACTGGTGATGAAATGCATACCGCGATGTACGCTGGTCCAATGATGCGCAAAGGTGATATGAAAACCAGCAAATGGTTATCAGCCTATGAGCGTCGTAACGTATTTGCAGGTTTGGATTGTGGTTTGCGTGGCCGCGCTCAAATCGGTAAGGGTATGTGGGCAATGCCTGACATGATGAAAGCCATGGTTGAGCAAAAGATTGTTCATCCGAAAGCAGGCGCCAATACTGCTTGGGTTCCATCTCCTACTGCAGCTACATTGCACGCCCTGCATTACCACCAAGTCAATGTTGCTGAACTCCAAAAAGAAATGGAGAAGCTAGATACTGCCGCTGAGGCAGAGGCATTGATCAATGATTTGCTAACTATCCCAGTGGTAGAAAAGGCAAACTGGTCAAAAGAAGAGATTCAACAAGAGCTAGACAATAATTGCCAAGGTATTTTGGGTTATGTAGTGCGTTGGATTGATCAGGGCGTAGGTTGCTCTAAGGTGCCAGATATTCATAACGTGGGCTTGATGGAAGACCGCGCAACTTTGCGCATTTCAAGTCAGCATATTGCAAACTGGTTACTCAATGGCATTGTGACTGCTGATCAAGTCAATGAGACCTTGCAACGTATGGCTAAAGTTGTGGATGGGCAGAACGCTGGCGATCCTTTGTACAAGCCAATGATGCCAAATTATCAAGACTCTTATGCTTATAAAGCAGCCAGCGACTTGATTTTTAAAGGCCTTGAGCAGCCAAATGGCTATACCGAACCACTATTGCATGCATGGCGCTTAGAGGTGAAGAAGGCACATGCCTAA
- a CDS encoding MFS transporter: MHIIESQKQERFFLFSLAGIQFTHILDFMIMMPLGPQFISVLNINTHQFGLLLSSYTFAAAAAGILATYYVDRFERRQLLLSLYAFFIVATLACGLAPNYETLFIARAFAGAFGGILGSLVQTIVADSIPFERRGKALGTVMAAFSVSTVAGVPLGLFLANHIPSLGWRAPFFFIALVSGFILYLGYLNIPKIAGHLDHVHEGSRLSQIARILTARQNIKAFVFMAFIMITGFSVIPYIALYLTSNVGISNSYISLIYLCGGIATLMSSRLIGHMSDKHGKVKVFRVLAIASLVPLLVTTNLLVTPLWLVLINSTAFFILVSGRMIPAMAMVSQVVESKIRGTFMSLIGSVQMLSSGIASVLAGWVVTIGPDGMMQHYNLVGYGAAACGLVTFWLVGYIHSDTKHK, translated from the coding sequence ATGCATATTATTGAATCCCAGAAACAAGAGCGCTTCTTCTTGTTTTCCTTGGCAGGCATTCAATTTACCCATATCTTGGATTTCATGATCATGATGCCATTGGGGCCGCAATTCATTAGCGTGCTCAATATCAACACGCATCAGTTCGGTTTATTGCTTTCTTCTTACACTTTTGCGGCGGCTGCAGCTGGAATATTGGCGACCTATTATGTTGACCGATTTGAGCGCAGGCAGCTCCTGTTAAGTCTCTATGCTTTCTTTATTGTCGCGACTCTTGCTTGTGGACTTGCGCCCAATTACGAAACGCTCTTTATTGCTAGGGCTTTTGCAGGAGCCTTTGGCGGTATCTTGGGATCTTTAGTGCAGACCATTGTGGCTGACTCGATTCCATTTGAGCGCAGGGGGAAAGCGTTGGGTACTGTGATGGCCGCATTTTCAGTTTCAACGGTTGCCGGCGTGCCATTGGGCTTATTTTTAGCCAATCACATTCCTTCTTTAGGATGGCGTGCACCATTCTTTTTTATAGCTCTCGTCTCAGGTTTCATACTGTATTTGGGCTATCTCAATATTCCAAAAATTGCGGGTCATTTAGATCATGTTCATGAAGGCAGTCGTTTAAGTCAAATTGCTAGGATTCTGACTGCCCGACAAAACATCAAGGCTTTTGTATTTATGGCCTTCATTATGATTACTGGCTTTTCGGTAATTCCGTATATTGCTTTGTATCTCACTTCCAATGTGGGTATTAGTAATTCGTATATATCGTTGATCTACCTGTGTGGTGGAATCGCTACGCTGATGAGCTCCCGGTTAATTGGCCATATGTCAGATAAGCATGGCAAGGTCAAAGTATTTCGGGTTTTAGCTATTGCGAGTTTGGTGCCGCTATTAGTAACAACCAATTTGCTAGTTACTCCTCTATGGTTGGTTTTGATTAATTCAACCGCATTCTTCATCCTTGTTTCGGGGCGGATGATCCCAGCCATGGCTATGGTTAGCCAGGTAGTAGAGAGCAAAATTCGGGGAACATTTATGAGCCTCATTGGTTCAGTGCAAATGCTCTCCTCCGGAATTGCCTCGGTCTTAGCTGGGTGGGTAGTGACCATTGGTCCGGATGGCATGATGCAGCATTACAACTTAGTGGGCTATGGGGCTGCAGCCTGTGGGTTGGTAACATTTTGGCTAGTAGGATATATTCACTCTGACACAAAGCATAAATAA